In Mustela erminea isolate mMusErm1 chromosome 8, mMusErm1.Pri, whole genome shotgun sequence, a genomic segment contains:
- the STRADB gene encoding STE20-related kinase adapter protein beta isoform X2: MSLLVDAPAFSQLPPSTRAKDVICSTNVSHYELQVEIGRGFDNLTTVHLARHTPTGTLVTIKITNLENCTDERLKALQKAVILSHFFQHPNITTYWTVFTVGSWLWVISPFMAYGSASQILKTYFPEGMSETLIRNILFGAVRGLSYLHQNGCIHRSIKASHILISGDGLVTLSGLSHLHSLVKHGQRHRAVYDFPQFSTSVQPWLSPELLRQDLHGYNVKSDIYSVGITACELASGQVPFQDMHRTQMLLQKLKGPPYSPLDVSIFPQSESRMKNSRSGVDSGIGESVLVSSGTRTGNSDRLQTPSSKTFSPAFFSLVQLCLQQDPEKRPSASSLLSHVFFKQMKEESQDSILSLLPPKPSIALSPVSPWTEPECDFPDEKDLIWEF, from the exons gtTGATGCGCCAGCCTTTTCCCAATTGCCTCCATCCACTAGAGCAAAGGATGTGATCTGTTCCACCAACGTTTCTCACTATGAACTCCAAGTGGAAATAG GAAGAGGATTTGACAACTTGACAACTGTCCATCTTGCCCGTCATACGCCTACAGGAACACTGGTgactataaaaattacaaatctaGAAAACTGCACTGATGAACGCCTGAAAGCATTACAG AAAGCAGTGATTCTGTCCCACTTTTTCCAGCACCCCAATATTACAACTTACTGGACTGTTTTCACTGTTGGCAGCTGGCTTTGGGTTATTTCTCCATTTATGGCTTATG GTTCAGCAAGTCAAATCTTGAAGACTTACTTTCCTGAAGGAATGAGTGAAACTTTAATAAGAAACATTCTCTTTGGAGCAGTGAGAGGGTTGAGCTATCTGCATCAAAATGGCTGTATTCACag GAGTATTAAAGCCAGCCATATCCTCATTTCTGGTGATGGCCTAGTGACCCTCTCTGGCCTGTCCCACCTGCATAGTTTGGTTAAGCACGGACAGAGGCATAGGGCTGTGTATGATTTCCCACAGTTCAGCACATCAGTGCAGCCGTGGCTGAGCCCAGAACTACTGAGACAG GATTTACATGGATATAACGTAAAGTCAGATATTTACAGTGTTGGGATTACAGCATGCGAATTGGCCAGTGGGCAGGTACCTTTCCAGGACATGCATAGGACTCAG atgtTGTTACAGAAACTGAAAGGTCCTCCCTATAGTCCATTGGATGTTAGTATCTTCCCTCAGTCAGAATCCAGAATGAAGAATTCCCGATCAGGTGTAGACTCTGGGATTGGAGAAAGTGTACTTGTCTCCAGTGGAACTCGCACAGGAAATAGTGACAGATTGCAAACTCCATCCTCAAAAactttctctcctgccttctttAGCTTGGTCCAGCTCTGTTTGCAACAAGATCCTGAGAAAAG accATCTGCAAGCAGTTTATTGTCCCATGTTTTCTTCAAACAG atgaaagaagaaagcCAGGATTCAATACTTTCACTGTTGCCTCCTAAGCCATCAATAGCACTGTCTCCAGTGTCACCTTGGACTGAGCCAGAATGTGATTTTCCTGATGAAAAAGACTTAATCTGGGAATTCTAG
- the STRADB gene encoding STE20-related kinase adapter protein beta isoform X1, whose amino-acid sequence MSLLDCFCTSRTQVESLRPEKQSETSIHQHLVDAPAFSQLPPSTRAKDVICSTNVSHYELQVEIGRGFDNLTTVHLARHTPTGTLVTIKITNLENCTDERLKALQKAVILSHFFQHPNITTYWTVFTVGSWLWVISPFMAYGSASQILKTYFPEGMSETLIRNILFGAVRGLSYLHQNGCIHRSIKASHILISGDGLVTLSGLSHLHSLVKHGQRHRAVYDFPQFSTSVQPWLSPELLRQDLHGYNVKSDIYSVGITACELASGQVPFQDMHRTQMLLQKLKGPPYSPLDVSIFPQSESRMKNSRSGVDSGIGESVLVSSGTRTGNSDRLQTPSSKTFSPAFFSLVQLCLQQDPEKRPSASSLLSHVFFKQMKEESQDSILSLLPPKPSIALSPVSPWTEPECDFPDEKDLIWEF is encoded by the exons gtTGATGCGCCAGCCTTTTCCCAATTGCCTCCATCCACTAGAGCAAAGGATGTGATCTGTTCCACCAACGTTTCTCACTATGAACTCCAAGTGGAAATAG GAAGAGGATTTGACAACTTGACAACTGTCCATCTTGCCCGTCATACGCCTACAGGAACACTGGTgactataaaaattacaaatctaGAAAACTGCACTGATGAACGCCTGAAAGCATTACAG AAAGCAGTGATTCTGTCCCACTTTTTCCAGCACCCCAATATTACAACTTACTGGACTGTTTTCACTGTTGGCAGCTGGCTTTGGGTTATTTCTCCATTTATGGCTTATG GTTCAGCAAGTCAAATCTTGAAGACTTACTTTCCTGAAGGAATGAGTGAAACTTTAATAAGAAACATTCTCTTTGGAGCAGTGAGAGGGTTGAGCTATCTGCATCAAAATGGCTGTATTCACag GAGTATTAAAGCCAGCCATATCCTCATTTCTGGTGATGGCCTAGTGACCCTCTCTGGCCTGTCCCACCTGCATAGTTTGGTTAAGCACGGACAGAGGCATAGGGCTGTGTATGATTTCCCACAGTTCAGCACATCAGTGCAGCCGTGGCTGAGCCCAGAACTACTGAGACAG GATTTACATGGATATAACGTAAAGTCAGATATTTACAGTGTTGGGATTACAGCATGCGAATTGGCCAGTGGGCAGGTACCTTTCCAGGACATGCATAGGACTCAG atgtTGTTACAGAAACTGAAAGGTCCTCCCTATAGTCCATTGGATGTTAGTATCTTCCCTCAGTCAGAATCCAGAATGAAGAATTCCCGATCAGGTGTAGACTCTGGGATTGGAGAAAGTGTACTTGTCTCCAGTGGAACTCGCACAGGAAATAGTGACAGATTGCAAACTCCATCCTCAAAAactttctctcctgccttctttAGCTTGGTCCAGCTCTGTTTGCAACAAGATCCTGAGAAAAG accATCTGCAAGCAGTTTATTGTCCCATGTTTTCTTCAAACAG atgaaagaagaaagcCAGGATTCAATACTTTCACTGTTGCCTCCTAAGCCATCAATAGCACTGTCTCCAGTGTCACCTTGGACTGAGCCAGAATGTGATTTTCCTGATGAAAAAGACTTAATCTGGGAATTCTAG